In Salmo trutta chromosome 24, fSalTru1.1, whole genome shotgun sequence, the DNA window cagcacattcaactatgtaaagaaaaaagtatttaataagattatttctttcattcagatctaggatgtgttattttcgtgttccctttatttttttgagcagtgtattttgagtagtgtttgtttctctctgcgtcacggtttgttgttttgtctagtcagttatttatgttttgcaaagtttcacggatttaatcaaATGTgtaactacaaccacgctgcactttggtctgatcctttcgacagccgtgacagaataactAATAAttaatctcaagagaagacaggttaaatgtTAAATAAGGTTTATTGTTCTCTTACTTAGGCGATTGGCTACTCCATTGTGCTGGAGACGAACACTTTTCCAAAGAAATTATCACATTTCGCAACACGAATTGCGAAATAAATGGAATGTACACAAGGAGTGTCTGAAACAGGATCTACATTGTAGTTGTATAAAAAGAGGCAGATAAAACTCCAGAATCGACACAGATTCCTGAATACGGGGAGAAATGAATACTGCTGTGTTTCTGTTGGTTTccctgtgctgctgctgctgctgctgtctgtctgcgGCTCAAGAAGAGATCAAAAAGACTGAAAATGAAGATAAAAAATGCCAGACATCAGAAGGCTCATGCTACCCTGACTTGTGCAAGCTGCTGAAAGACTTCGGTGTCATGGAGGAGAAACTGCGAACCACAGTGGAAAAACTGGGAGTCATGGAAACCCAGCTCAAAGTTAACGAGAATCAACTTGAGGAACTGAAAAATAAGGAGAGAATGAAGGTGATCTTTTCGGCTGCCCTGGGCGGGAACGGGCCCACCGGGCCAATCGACCACGACACTACCCTGATCTTCAAAAATGTCATCACTAACATCGGCAGTGCCTACAATCCAAGTACAGGGGTATTTGCTGCCCCTGTTGCAGGGGTCTACTACTTCAGTTTCTTCTACCATGCCGGGGGAAGTGAGGTTAAATACATTTCCTTGTTCAAGAATGGACAGAGGATGGTCAGTTCCTCTGATCACAAGTCTAGCGGCGATGGAGCTGACAACGGGGCTAATGCAGTCACTCTACAGCTGGAGGTGGGGGACCAGATCTTCATACGCCTAATGGCTAACACTCACGTGTGGGACTCTGTAAACCACACGACCTTCAATGGGTTCCTGCTCAAACAAGTTTGATGAAATACTTTGGTAGCGCTGTCCTCTGCTTTCTACTTTtggtgatattattattattattattgtgaacAGCTAATCTTTCTCACATACTGTAACTCCTGTATCCTAATTCATAATGTAATCTATATATCCATCATAATGTATTCAACACAACCATCTTATTCATCATTATCTAGTCTATATATCCGTTTTGATGTATTCAGGCTGACATTGTTGGTAAAATACATTGGTAGGCTAGCGCTGTCCTCTACTTTGTAGGTTGAGTGACAGCATCTCCTATCTTCTTTGGTTTCTGATGTGATTACTGTGTGTTGATGTTGTTACACTCTTGGTCAACACAAGACAAATCACCATTGTTGAAAAGCAATAAAGTCTTTAAAGGAAAGATTTTCTGCCTGATTCCAGTTTTCACCAGTTGTTAACACACTGAAACTACATTTCAGGCTCTCTAAACTATAAATACAAAAATCCCAAAACAGTTTGGTAATTTCCCCCAAAACCCCACAGATGTCAATCTGCAATCCTGCAGTACAGtttacagtcagcaagcagtttagcagttacactggcaaAATGAAACACAGCAATCAAAATCATGTACTCTTCTGCTCAAAATAAAACTGCATACAAatgagacacacctacacatcaAATGAATCTAACTTAGCGACAAACGAGATCACGCTAATGTGACATATTCAAAACACTACTATTTCAGTTTAACGACTAAGATTTTGTTGTTATACTgtatttttgtttgtgtgtgtaacttAAACAAGAAAGGAACACAAATGCACAAATGTAAGTTTTATATTTCAATATGACTCAATAGATGTCAAACAGCCATACTGTAAGCACACATACTGTAAAAATGCAAACATAAAGTAAATATAATTTGCATATTCAAATGAAGAAAAATATGCCTATtttgtactactgtactgtacgttAGATCAATTGAACAGAATAGATAAAGAAACTGTCAAAATACAGTCAAATCAACGTCATAAgtcaagaaaaaagaaaaaaaactcaattgaaaaacaaaaatCAGTCATGTCTGTTTTGGTCCGGCCACAGATTTTCATCAACAACACAGTCGATATCCTCCTTGGCCAGAGAGCAGGGAGAAATATCTTCTAGCATGACTCATCCACCCCTGACAGGCCttctccattgcctggagaagggCCACACGTTCATGGGGTTTGCGATCACAACGCTTCCGCCGTGCTGAAAACAAGTCCTCAATGGGGTTGAGAaaatggggaatatggtgggagATAGAGAATAGTAAACCTGGGATGGTCATGGAACCAGTTGCGGACTTTAGCAGCCTGATGGAAACTCACGTCTGGCTGGGGAGGCCTGTCTGGCTGGCGAGGCCTGTCTAGCTGGGAAGGCCTGTCTGGCTGGGGAGGCCTGTCTAG includes these proteins:
- the LOC115161447 gene encoding complement C1q tumor necrosis factor-related protein 3, with the translated sequence MNTAVFLLVSLCCCCCCCLSAAQEEIKKTENEDKKCQTSEGSCYPDLCKLLKDFGVMEEKLRTTVEKLGVMETQLKVNENQLEELKNKERMKVIFSAALGGNGPTGPIDHDTTLIFKNVITNIGSAYNPSTGVFAAPVAGVYYFSFFYHAGGSEVKYISLFKNGQRMVSSSDHKSSGDGADNGANAVTLQLEVGDQIFIRLMANTHVWDSVNHTTFNGFLLKQV